Proteins encoded in a region of the Acidobacteriota bacterium genome:
- a CDS encoding trypsin-like peptidase domain-containing protein: MPFETRRFPEVFTQIYQKKVSRVMMGRFLLVSFSSVVNILTVLSLNVAVAGQDVRILAKRIMPSVVMVEAKGDDNQTVAIGSGFFVEPDVVATNLHILRRCSSAVVRVVGTKKNLKVAGVIGIDTVNDLALLLVEDANVAPLKLSQAVRLPVGEKIFAFGNPRGLEGTVSDGIVSGLQTRTFGKSEFIQITAPISPGSSGGPVVDVQGRVVGVATLFFKESQNLNFAVPARFLQQLISFSNERMSLAPVSQIRRLFDDEKSGSKLLNRTNIAERISRSLVGTSRRSSLPDGTIVESRVASVELSECRIRIVTVSAMPTTPVKSTEIISFDLSRSSGVALLPGSDDKSSRELAFIGESALVEYFLGDQLVRTSRPSPGVKFPLSNQSQAETIRLDFESLRQMCVDENNSQSREP; encoded by the coding sequence ATGCCTTTTGAAACACGCAGGTTTCCCGAGGTGTTTACTCAAATCTATCAAAAGAAGGTCTCTCGAGTTATGATGGGTCGCTTTTTACTAGTGTCATTTTCGTCGGTGGTAAACATTCTCACAGTTTTGTCGCTAAATGTCGCAGTAGCCGGACAAGATGTTCGGATCCTTGCGAAACGTATTATGCCTTCCGTGGTTATGGTTGAGGCGAAGGGTGATGATAACCAGACGGTAGCGATCGGGAGTGGTTTTTTTGTCGAGCCGGATGTAGTTGCCACAAATCTACACATCCTTAGACGGTGCTCCTCGGCAGTCGTAAGGGTGGTGGGGACTAAGAAAAATCTAAAGGTAGCGGGAGTTATTGGAATTGACACTGTAAACGATCTAGCGTTGCTTTTGGTAGAGGATGCGAATGTAGCTCCTCTTAAGCTCTCGCAAGCAGTTAGATTGCCTGTTGGTGAAAAGATATTTGCGTTTGGAAACCCGCGTGGGCTCGAAGGAACAGTATCAGATGGTATCGTGAGCGGCTTACAAACGCGTACGTTTGGTAAAAGCGAGTTTATTCAGATAACCGCGCCGATTTCGCCTGGCAGTAGCGGTGGTCCTGTTGTTGATGTGCAGGGAAGAGTTGTAGGGGTTGCCACTTTGTTTTTTAAGGAATCCCAGAACCTTAATTTCGCGGTTCCTGCGAGATTTCTTCAACAGTTGATTTCGTTTTCGAACGAGAGAATGTCTTTAGCTCCAGTTTCCCAGATACGGCGGCTTTTTGATGATGAGAAGTCAGGTTCGAAATTGTTAAATCGCACAAACATCGCAGAAAGAATATCAAGGTCTCTGGTTGGTACTTCCCGGCGTTCGTCGTTACCAGATGGAACCATTGTCGAGAGTCGTGTTGCATCGGTCGAATTGTCGGAATGTCGTATTCGAATCGTAACGGTTTCCGCGATGCCGACGACGCCCGTTAAGTCGACCGAGATAATTAGTTTTGACCTTAGTCGGTCGTCTGGAGTTGCCTTGTTACCTGGATCAGACGACAAGTCATCGAGAGAACTTGCGTTTATTGGTGAATCGGCATTGGTCGAGTATTTCCTCGGCGACCAGCTTGTTCGAACCTCGCGGCCGTCTCCAGGAGTCAAGTTTCCATTGTCCAATCAGTCTCAGGCTGAGACGATAAGACTGGATTTTGAAAGTTTAAGACAAATGTGCGTAGACGAGAACAATTCACAATCACGCGAGCCTTAA